The following nucleotide sequence is from Siphonobacter curvatus.
TCTCCTCGAACGTTTTGATCATTACGTTCGAGTAACCGATGATTTTATAAAACGCTCCCCAGGCCGCTCCAATGCGTTCGGATGCCGAAGACAAAGTGAAGTTGAGGTATTCCACGTCGGTATACGTGAACATGTTACCGCTCATGACGTCGCCAATGGCATCCTGAGCCCGGCTTTCGTAGTTCCGCCAGGGCAGACCGCTGTAGAGGGTACTCGTGGCTCCTCGTACTTCTTCGGCGTTGTTGTAGTAATTGCCCGTCGTCGTTCCCGATAAAGAAGGACGATCGATGAATTCTTTGTTGCAGGCCGTTAGCAGCGAGGCCGCTAAACCGCAGTATAAAAAGGTACGCTTCATTGCTTGATCAAGTAAGGATTGGCTTAGAATTGCAGGTTCGCTCCCAGGGTAAAGGTCCGGGGGTTGGGATAATGGCCCATATCCACATTCATGAGCTTGATGCTATTATTGAAGGCTCCGATTTCCGGATCGTAGCCAGAATAGCGGGTAAAGGTTTTCAGGTTTTGCACCGAACCGTAAATCCGCAGGTTGCTTACTTTGATTTTACTCAGGAAAGCGGTCGGCAGGCGGTAGCCCAGCGTAATGTTCTGAATCCGGGCGTACGAAGCATCTTCCACGTAGCGATCCGACATGGCGATGTTATTTTTGTTCGTCACCGTGAAACGGGGTAAAGAACCGTTCGGATTGCTTTCCGTATAGCGGTCATTCACCGTACGCATCTGATTCGACCAGGCACTGTTCAAACCTTCCAGTTGCCAGCGGAGGAAATTGAAAGCTTTCGCTCCCTGACTTCCCTGCAGGAAAATCGACAGATCGATTCCCTTGTACGTGAATGAGTTAGTCAAACCCCAGGTAAACTTGGGTAGCGGACTACCAATGAAGGTCATATCGCCCGCGTCGATTTTCTTGTCGCCGTTGATATCCTTAAAGCGAATGTCACCCAGCCAGGTTTCGTTCTGGTTCACCTTGTAGCCAAACTGCGGCAGGCTGTTATCCAGATCAGACTGGTTACGGAACAGTCCATCCGTTACCAAACCCCAGAAGGAACCCACGGGGCGTCCGGGGGTGGTATGCGTAACGAGGTAGTTGTTGTAGTATACCTTTCCGTCGAGGGCCGAAGCGGCACTGGCGGCCTTGTCGTAGGTATTGGTAAACTGCGTCAGTACGGCGTTGGTTTTCCAGGTAAAATTATCGTTGCGGATGTTGGTTGAGGTAATGCCCAGATCCACGCCCGTATTCGTCATTTGTCCGGCATTACCCAGCGGAGCTTTCAAGTCATCCCACTGATCCCCTACACCAATCAGGTTCGGACCCGTCAGGAAGATAATCATGTCGGACGTTACCTTTTTATAGGCATCGATGGTTGCGTCGATGCGGCCGTTCAGGAAGCCAATATCCAGACCCACGTTGGTCGTTTTCACCGATTCCCACTTCAGGTTCGGGTTTGGAATTCCGTTGATCATGTTGGACGTACCAAAGCCCACGGGTCCGGAGAAAAACTGCACCGCTCCCACGTAGGCGGGGTTTGGAGCTCCACCGGGGAAGTTCTGATTACCCACGGCTCCGTAACCGACCCGCAGTTTCAGGTGATTGACGACTTTAGCCATGGCTCCTTTGGCGAAGGATTCGTTCGAGATGGTCCAGCCCGCCGATACGCCTGGGAAATTCCCCCAGCGATTGTTCGGACCGAAGTTAGAGGAACCGTCCGCCCGGAAACTGGCCGAGATGGAGTACCGGTCACCGTAGGTATAATTAGCCCGGGCAAAGTACGATTCCATCGCCCAGTGTCCCTTACCGCCGCCTAAACCCCAGGTTGTCTGGTCGGAGCTACCCGTGTTGAGGTCAAAAATATCGGCCTGTAAATCCACTTTTGACCCCGAAATGGACTGGTAATACGACGACTGAGCCTGATGACCGACCGTCAGCTGAATACCGTGTTTGCCAATGTATTTGTTGTAATTCAGGTAGTTGGTGAGGGAGTAATAATAGCTGTCCGAACGCGAATCGATGAGTTTGCTGCGGAAGGACGTGCCGCCCACGTTCCCCGCTTTTTGAAAGGCCACGTTGTTATCCTGACCAAGCGAGTAGGATACTTCATTACGTAAACTCAAATCTTTCATCAACTGGATCTCCGCGTATAAGCTACCGAAAACCGTATTCGTCGTTTTGGTATTGCCCCGGAACTGGCTGTTGCCGACTAGGTTGGCGTTGTTGTACTGCACCCCGCCAATGGTTTGACCACCACCCCAGCTACCGTCCAGGTTTTTTACCGGAATTAGCGGGCTGGTCGAAGCTCCCCACCAGATGGTACCTTCGGCGGCATCGGCTAGCGACACGTTCTGAATACTCCGCGAAACGTTGGCACTTAAGCCGACTTTAGCCCAGCTTTTTAACTGATTGTCCAGACTGAAACGGGTGGAATATCGCTTGAAGTCCGAACCCAGCAGGATGCCTTTGTTGTCGAAATAGTTTAGTGAAAAGTAGTACGTAGTTTTTTCGCGACCGCCCGAGAAGCTCAGCTGATGGTTCTGAATTTTCCCCCGCTGAAACATGGCTTCCTGCCAATCCGTACCTTTGCCGAGAATGGAAGGATCGCGGAATTCGTCGGATACGGGATTGCCGATGATGGGCAGTACCTCATTCTGATACCGGGCAAAATCTCGCAAATCCATCAGATCCAGCCGTTTGGCCACTTCCGATACGCCAGTGTACATTTCGTAGTTGATTTTTCCCTCGCCCGACTTTCCTTTTTTGGTTGTCACCAGAATAACGCCGTTAGCCGCCTGGGAGCCGTAAATGGCCTGAGCGGAGGCATCTTTCAGTACGTCAATCGATTCAATATCGTTGGGGTTTAGCATGGCCATGACGCTGTTCCCCGTCTGACCGTCACCACCCCCCAGCCCGGCATAACCTGAACTGGCAGAAGTATTACCATTTACGAAGGGAACGCCGTCGATCACGAATAGGGGGTCATTACTGTTGATGGACGTGACGCCACGTACCTTCACCGATACGCCGCCACCGGGCTGACCGCCGTTGCTGGTTACCGTTACCCCAGCCGCTTTTCCCTGCAGGAGCTGATCGACGCCCGCCGCTGGAATGTCTTTCAACTCCGTAGCTTTAATGGTCGTGATAGAAGAGGTAACGTCCGAGCGTTTGGCCGTTCCGTAACCGATGACAACGACTTCATCAAAATTTCGGTCATTGGACTGGAGGGTGATGCTAAGATCGGTTTTTGTGCCCAGCTCTATGTCCTGGTTTTGCATGCCTACGTACGAAACCGTTAAGGCCTTGGCATCTGCGGGTACATTGATCGTGAAGCGACCATTCACATCGGTGGTGGTACCCAGTTGCAGGCCCTTGACGTAGACGGAAGCTCCGGGCAGCGTGGTACCCTGAGCATCCGAAACGACGCCACGGATGGTTCGCTGCTGAGCGAAGGCACTCAGGCAAGCCCCTATCCAGAGAAATAGAAACAATAATTGTTTGATCATGAGAAATTGAATTAGGAAAGCGACTGTAGTAGAGAGTTTAGAGCGTATGCGTTCCCGCATACCCGTAGAGGACGAGTACGAGAAGTGTATTCAGAACACCCGAATACACGCATAAAAGCCCGGAAATCGGTTAGCTAACGCAGGGGTAGGTAGACATGGGAAACGGGGTTAGAGGAATAGAAATAGATGCATATGTTTTTTTTGAGATAGATATTTTTCTTTTACGTGCGTTTTTCGTCCCGCTAAGAAGGCTGATCTTTTAGTCCGTATGCATTCCATGCGGGGCATCCTATGCGGGGCATCCCATGCTGGAACGCCCAGCGCTCTTTTCATCCTGCTCTGGGCCACCGCTTTGCGGATGAAACCATTCCATGGGGGCCACCCCCTGGTGGGAGCAACGCGGTGGCCTGAGCTAAGCTAGACAGTTATGGAGAGGTCCGGCCTGGAAGGCTCAATGGCTACTAGTCGGCCACTCTGCGGGACCAAACCTAGTCTGGACATACAATTACAACCTAAGTTGCACTTGATTTAAGCGGTAGCGAAATCATAACTGACGTCCCTTTGCCCGCTTCGCTCTGCCACATCACCTGCCCACCGAGGTAATCTATACGTGACTGAATATTAGTGATGCCGTTGCCCGTTCGGGAGGGTTCCGCAAAACCGCATCCGTCGTCGTCTACACTAATCAAAGCCGTCGCTTCACTGATCATCATCTGCAGGGTAATGGTATTTGCATCGGCGTGTTTTAGGGCGTTGTTCATTAACTCCTGAATCACCCGGTACAGCATTACCGAAGCTTCGTCGCTTAAGACGGGTGTTTCACCGTAATGCTCAAAAATCACATTCGTTTGATTGACCAGATTCAGCTTTTGCGTTAAATCTTCCAATGCCGGAATCAATCCGAAGGTTGACAATGCATAGGGGCGTAAATCATTGGAAATCAATCGTGTTTCCGTACAGGCTTCATCCAAAAACTGGTTCAGTGGCTCTCGTACCGACGCGGGCAAAGCTTCTTGATGAGCCTCCACAAACAGCTTGATCCGCGAAAGCTGAATTCCCAGTCCGTCGTGCAGATCGCGGGCAATGCGGCTGCGTTCGCCCTCCTGTCCTTCCATCATGGCCCGTAGCGATTTAAGCTCCAGCTCCCGAATTTGCTGCTGGGCAATCACGGCCTGTTGTTGGGCAATGAGTTTTTGCTGACGTCGCATATAAATCAGCGTCCCTACGCCCACGATACTAATAAACAGTCCGATCACCAGCATGGAATTGATCGTACGCTGATGCTGACTTTGCTCCTTGACTAACGCCTTTTCCACCGCTAACGTCTTGATCTGACTGTCCAGCTCCTGTAATCGAATACTTTTCGTCTGCTCCGAATAATAGAACTCCTGGGTGTAAGCCAGTGATTGCAATAAGGATTCATACGCCTCCTTGTACTTATCCTGATGGGCATAGCTTTCCGCCGCGTGTCGCGTCAGCTCCCGTAACATGGAAACATTATTTACGGAATCAGCAATGCGATAACTTTTCTGATAATACTGAATGGCCGCCTCGGATCGATCTTTAAACTGTTCGGTAATGCCCAGGTAAAAAAGATTGAGGGCAATCAGCCAGCTAATGTTCTGCTCCCGGGCCATCTTCAGGCTGCGGGTCGCAAAGTACCGGGCCGAGTCGGGTTGTTTGGTCCGGGAATACGTCGTAGCCAGTAAGTTCAGGGCATAGGCTTGAAAATAGGCTTGTTTGGTTTGCTCGCTCAGTCGTTCCGTCCGGCGTAACTCGGTAAACAGTGTTTTCGGAATCGGTTCCTTATTCTGGATGATATTGGCCAAATCCAGGTGACACTCAATAATTTTGGTGGTGTTCTTCGTTCGCTCAAAAAAACGCAGGGCTCGCTTCAGGTACTGTTCTGCGTGATTTTGCATGAAATAATCATGCGTATAGTAATCACCGATCAAAATATGCACGTTGTAATACCCTACCGAATCTCCAACACGGTGGTAGTACGTTAGGCTGTTAAAATACGCTTCGATGGTATACTGATTGTAGCCGTATTGTTGGTGGTACAAGCTCCCAATGCGTTCACTAACCTGAGCGGCGGCTTTCCAGTGTTGCTGTTCTACCAGTGTACGGACCCGCTGGTTCAAACTATCAATCACGGGTGTTTCGGCCAATGCCCAGCCCTTCGATACTGGGCCTAGTAAAGTGACCCAAGCCAGTAGGAACGTTACCCGAAACAATTTCATTTGCGTTAGTAAAGCGGCTTCAATCCTTCTTTTCTTTCGTATATCAATCAATATACTGCATTTCCATCGCCGTTTTAATCAGCAACGCCGTGTTGGGTACATCAAACTTGAGCAATAAGCTACTTCGGTGAAACTCAACTGCTTTCACACTGACAAACAGTTGCGTAGCCATTTGTTGAGTCGTTAGTCCCTGAGCAATGAGAGCTAGTACTTCCGATTCGCGGGGCGTCAGGTTCAGGCGTACATTTCCGGCTTTCCGGGTCTTGCCGTTCGTCAGTAAAATCTGGGTAATGGTATCGTTAAAATATTGCTTTCCCTGGTACACGCGTTCAATCGCTTCGAGCAATTCCAGCTTCGTGGTATTTTTTAAGAGATACCCCCGGGCTCCTTTCTTGACTACTCGCTTGATCAGACTGGCATCATCGTGCATGGTCAGTGCAATCACCTGACACGCCGGATACTGCCGCGTAATGGCTTCGCATAGACTCAGTCCGTCTTCGATTTGGGGAAAAGAAATGTCCAGTAAAACCACATCCACGGCGGTCGTTTCGAGTCGCTCCAGTACCGAAGCACTGGTATAGCACCGTTCCGTAACCTGAATGTTGGCGGAACCCGAAATTAAGGATTCAATTCCCTCAACAAATACGTTGTGATCATCGGCAATCAATACCCGTATCATCGCTTTAGAGGCCTTGGGTTGAGGTAGAGGCGAAAACTCCCGGGGCAGAGGCAGTGTTAAGGGCATGAGCCATTATGAAATAATTGTTTATTAGGTTAAGTTTTTTAGGGGACTATCGATGAGTCAGCGTTGTGATCACTAAAGCTTCCTACCCAATAGAAATTTGTTCAGCAAAAATAGGATTAATTACATATACGTTGATTAGGGAAAACCCTTTATCCTAAAAAATCTAGGGTATACCCTAAGACCGATCTTTTGTAAAGCTTCGATTGATGTGGTAGTTTTACCCTAACCCATCGGAAGCGGACGGGCGTCGTACAAGAATTATTTCATGATTCTCAAAGGCCTTTGACTACGTCTGATACCCTGATTTTCAAACCTCGAAATTAATGGATTAAACCTGAAAGCTTCCCATCATCCTAACCCAGAATGTATTAACTTTGATAAAAATCTTCAGCTTATCAAACACAAGGATAAACAGATCGGAATCAAGGATATCGCCCGGCACGCCAATGTTTCCATTGGCCCTGTCGATCGTGTGTTACACAACCGCGGTGGCGTATCCCAGGAAACGCGGGAACGTATTCTCAAGGCCATTGAAGAGCTGAACTACCAGCCTAACCTGTTGGCCAGTCGCCTGAAATCCACGAAAGAATACGTGGTAGCGGTACTGCTTCCACAGGCTACCAAAGAAATTCCTTTCTGGCATGATCACATACTAGGCGTTGAACAGGCGGAGAAGGAAATCCGGCAACTGGAAGTCACGACCAAGGTGTTTTATTTCGATCAAAATAGCGAAGATTCCTTTCGGGAGCGGGTTAACGAAATCATGGCCGATACGGTTGACGGCGTCTTTATGGTACCCGTATTTTACGAGGAAGCCATTCGTTTGCTCCGGCACTGTCAAAAGAGTCAGGTGCCCTGCCTGTTATTTGATACGAATCTGCCGGATGAAACTGGTGTCCGTTACATCGGACAAAACGCTTATGATAGTGGCTATCTGGCGGCCGAACTGCTTTCTTATTGCATCCCCTCTGACGGTACGATCCTGTTAGCCAACATTGTACAGGAACACGATAACCACCTACAGTTCGCTAAACGGGAAGAGGGCTTCCTGGCTTTTTTCCGGGAAACTTCCCTGACTACTGAGCTTATCAGGTTCGAATCTCGTCGCGGTTTTTCGCAGGAAATTGCCCAGCAATTAGCTGAGGTAATCCGGCAGACGCCGAACTTGAATGGTATTTTTACGATCAACGGCGTGCAACACGTCGCTCAGGTGCTCGAACAGCAGGGATTTACGGATTATCGGCTTATCGGCTACGACGTTATTCCCGAAACCATTCATTTCCTGGGAAATGGTACGATTCATTTTCTCATCAGTCAGCAACCCAAAATGCAGGCTTACGAAGGAATCAAGCTTTTATCCCAAAGTATTCTGCTCAAGAAAGATTTACCGGAAAGCTATTATCTGCCGATTGATATCGTGATGAAGTCGAATTTGAAGTATCATGTGAAGTAAGATTCATTTTTTACTCTTTTAGGCGGTATACCTTGTTTATCAATTAGTATTACGGGTAGTTAGTATTATTGGTTCCGCTAAGTTGGCGGGTCATTTAGTCCGTGTGCTTTCCATGCCGGGCATCGCATGCGGGGCATCCCATGCGGGGCATCCCATGCGGGCACGCTCGCTGCTGGCCTGCTCTTGTTCAGGGCTACCGCATTACCGAGGAGCTAGGCAGCTTGAACATTCCGACATGGCATGTGATAGGACGGGATTTGGTTTTATGTCGTCCGTGCCGAATTTCTAATAATCAGCAACTCAAAACAAACAACCAATTTACCGCTCATACTTCCGCTTTTCCGTCACTCCTGGCCATTGGTCGGTGCGGAAGGAGTTTAGGGGGAGGCCTTCGGTATTGAAGACGTTGGCTTCGATGGGAGCGTCGGACCAGGCGTAACGAACGGCCTGGGGTTGCAGGACGCTGGGATGAGACACTTCGATGGTATTGCCTTTGATCTGAGCCTGGGCATAATGGAAAACCCGGTCGGCACCAGCGATCTCGAAGCCTTTGACGTAACCGTATTTGTCTTTTACGATCAGCCCATGCTCCGCGAATTTAAAACGGAGTACGGCTTTACTTCCCTGAAAATGCACCGTATCCAGCAGGGGTGAGCTATACGCCATGGGTTGTCCGTACTCAAAATGCAGGGCTTGTATTGCCAGTCGATGGCCCACGTCCTGCTTGTTGGTGGGGTGAATGTCGGTGGCATTGCCAATGTCCGTCGTAACGGCCATTCCGGTTTTCGGCAGTTGCAGCGTCATCGTCTGGGCTTCCCGTAGCTCTGCCCAGGCACTTCCCTGGTTGCTACTCTGATCGGTGCCAAAGCTCGAAAGTTGTACGAAATAGAAGGGCAACGTTTCGCTCCAGCCTTGCCGCCAGTCGTTGATCAGCAGGGGAAAACTCCGGCGGTACTGATAAGCCCGATCGGCGTTGTTTTCACCCTGATACCACAAAACACCCCGAATACCAAACGGAATCAGCGGGGCCAGTTTGGTATTGTAAAGCGTCGTCGGCAGGCGATTCAGCATGGGTACAAACCCGTGCGGTTCGGCCAGTGAAGGCATAATTTTCCAGTCCGTAACCAAACTGATTTTGTCGGTTTCACTGGCTACGTACAGGTGTTGAAGGCTACCCAGCAAGCCCAGTCCAAACCATTCGGGATTCGTCCGCTTCTGGAGTTTCATCACGAGCTGATTTGCTCCCGATTTCCAGGTATGAGCGGGTAATTTGATTTCCCGAATCCCTTTTACGACGCCCTCCGCAATCTTTTTCCCGTTGAGGTACACGTCCGTCGGACTGTCATTATCGGCCAACACCAGCGTAGTCGGCTGACTGGCCATTGCGGCAGGTATCTGGACGATCCGGCCCATATAACCATTGCCTTTGAAAGCAAACAGTCCCCGGTAGTACCATTGACCAATCGGATCATACAGCGGAACCCACTTCGAAAAGTCTACGTCAGAACTGAGG
It contains:
- a CDS encoding SusC/RagA family TonB-linked outer membrane protein, with amino-acid sequence MIKQLLFLFLWIGACLSAFAQQRTIRGVVSDAQGTTLPGASVYVKGLQLGTTTDVNGRFTINVPADAKALTVSYVGMQNQDIELGTKTDLSITLQSNDRNFDEVVVIGYGTAKRSDVTSSITTIKATELKDIPAAGVDQLLQGKAAGVTVTSNGGQPGGGVSVKVRGVTSINSNDPLFVIDGVPFVNGNTSASSGYAGLGGGDGQTGNSVMAMLNPNDIESIDVLKDASAQAIYGSQAANGVILVTTKKGKSGEGKINYEMYTGVSEVAKRLDLMDLRDFARYQNEVLPIIGNPVSDEFRDPSILGKGTDWQEAMFQRGKIQNHQLSFSGGREKTTYYFSLNYFDNKGILLGSDFKRYSTRFSLDNQLKSWAKVGLSANVSRSIQNVSLADAAEGTIWWGASTSPLIPVKNLDGSWGGGQTIGGVQYNNANLVGNSQFRGNTKTTNTVFGSLYAEIQLMKDLSLRNEVSYSLGQDNNVAFQKAGNVGGTSFRSKLIDSRSDSYYYSLTNYLNYNKYIGKHGIQLTVGHQAQSSYYQSISGSKVDLQADIFDLNTGSSDQTTWGLGGGKGHWAMESYFARANYTYGDRYSISASFRADGSSNFGPNNRWGNFPGVSAGWTISNESFAKGAMAKVVNHLKLRVGYGAVGNQNFPGGAPNPAYVGAVQFFSGPVGFGTSNMINGIPNPNLKWESVKTTNVGLDIGFLNGRIDATIDAYKKVTSDMIIFLTGPNLIGVGDQWDDLKAPLGNAGQMTNTGVDLGITSTNIRNDNFTWKTNAVLTQFTNTYDKAASAASALDGKVYYNNYLVTHTTPGRPVGSFWGLVTDGLFRNQSDLDNSLPQFGYKVNQNETWLGDIRFKDINGDKKIDAGDMTFIGSPLPKFTWGLTNSFTYKGIDLSIFLQGSQGAKAFNFLRWQLEGLNSAWSNQMRTVNDRYTESNPNGSLPRFTVTNKNNIAMSDRYVEDASYARIQNITLGYRLPTAFLSKIKVSNLRIYGSVQNLKTFTRYSGYDPEIGAFNNSIKLMNVDMGHYPNPRTFTLGANLQF
- a CDS encoding sensor histidine kinase; amino-acid sequence: MKLFRVTFLLAWVTLLGPVSKGWALAETPVIDSLNQRVRTLVEQQHWKAAAQVSERIGSLYHQQYGYNQYTIEAYFNSLTYYHRVGDSVGYYNVHILIGDYYTHDYFMQNHAEQYLKRALRFFERTKNTTKIIECHLDLANIIQNKEPIPKTLFTELRRTERLSEQTKQAYFQAYALNLLATTYSRTKQPDSARYFATRSLKMAREQNISWLIALNLFYLGITEQFKDRSEAAIQYYQKSYRIADSVNNVSMLRELTRHAAESYAHQDKYKEAYESLLQSLAYTQEFYYSEQTKSIRLQELDSQIKTLAVEKALVKEQSQHQRTINSMLVIGLFISIVGVGTLIYMRRQQKLIAQQQAVIAQQQIRELELKSLRAMMEGQEGERSRIARDLHDGLGIQLSRIKLFVEAHQEALPASVREPLNQFLDEACTETRLISNDLRPYALSTFGLIPALEDLTQKLNLVNQTNVIFEHYGETPVLSDEASVMLYRVIQELMNNALKHADANTITLQMMISEATALISVDDDGCGFAEPSRTGNGITNIQSRIDYLGGQVMWQSEAGKGTSVMISLPLKSSAT
- a CDS encoding response regulator transcription factor, whose product is MPLTLPLPREFSPLPQPKASKAMIRVLIADDHNVFVEGIESLISGSANIQVTERCYTSASVLERLETTAVDVVLLDISFPQIEDGLSLCEAITRQYPACQVIALTMHDDASLIKRVVKKGARGYLLKNTTKLELLEAIERVYQGKQYFNDTITQILLTNGKTRKAGNVRLNLTPRESEVLALIAQGLTTQQMATQLFVSVKAVEFHRSSLLLKFDVPNTALLIKTAMEMQYID
- a CDS encoding LacI family DNA-binding transcriptional regulator, which encodes MARHANVSIGPVDRVLHNRGGVSQETRERILKAIEELNYQPNLLASRLKSTKEYVVAVLLPQATKEIPFWHDHILGVEQAEKEIRQLEVTTKVFYFDQNSEDSFRERVNEIMADTVDGVFMVPVFYEEAIRLLRHCQKSQVPCLLFDTNLPDETGVRYIGQNAYDSGYLAAELLSYCIPSDGTILLANIVQEHDNHLQFAKREEGFLAFFRETSLTTELIRFESRRGFSQEIAQQLAEVIRQTPNLNGIFTINGVQHVAQVLEQQGFTDYRLIGYDVIPETIHFLGNGTIHFLISQQPKMQAYEGIKLLSQSILLKKDLPESYYLPIDIVMKSNLKYHVK
- a CDS encoding sialate O-acetylesterase; amino-acid sequence: MKKLLLCLLGLVSLSVSGQVRLARLFADHVVLQRQKPIPVWGWAQPKEKVTVVLAGRTQTAKADAQGKWMVRFPAMEAGGPYELRVFAKSGNTSISDVLLGEVWLCSGQSNMEWAVDRAQQFETERKDANYPQIRQFRVANELDLRPHPDLETGEWQVCSPQTVGGFTAVGFFFAREVYQKLNVPIGLLHSSWGGSDIEGWISKEALLSDPELRENAQRLPATWAEADSMSERNFRQKFYGRATYVPTAADEQKFLSSDVDFSKWVPLYDPIGQWYYRGLFAFKGNGYMGRIVQIPAAMASQPTTLVLADNDSPTDVYLNGKKIAEGVVKGIREIKLPAHTWKSGANQLVMKLQKRTNPEWFGLGLLGSLQHLYVASETDKISLVTDWKIMPSLAEPHGFVPMLNRLPTTLYNTKLAPLIPFGIRGVLWYQGENNADRAYQYRRSFPLLINDWRQGWSETLPFYFVQLSSFGTDQSSNQGSAWAELREAQTMTLQLPKTGMAVTTDIGNATDIHPTNKQDVGHRLAIQALHFEYGQPMAYSSPLLDTVHFQGSKAVLRFKFAEHGLIVKDKYGYVKGFEIAGADRVFHYAQAQIKGNTIEVSHPSVLQPQAVRYAWSDAPIEANVFNTEGLPLNSFRTDQWPGVTEKRKYER